Part of the Streptomyces sp. RFCAC02 genome is shown below.
TCCCCGGCGGCGAGGGCCGCCTCGTGCTCACCGACCCGGACGACATGCTCGCGACCGGGGTCGAGGTGGAGGCGCGGCCCCCGGGGAAGAAGGTGAAGCGGCTGTCCCTGCTCTCCGGCGGGGAGCGGTCGCTCACGGCCGTCGCGCTGCTGGTGTCGATCTTCAAGGCGCGTCCGAGCCCGTTCTACGTGATGGACGAGGTCGAGGCGGCCCTCGACGACACCAACCTCCAGCGGCTCATCCGGATCATGGAGGAGCTGAAGGACAGCTCGCAGCTCATCGTGATCACGCACCAGAAGCGGACCATGGAGGTCGCCGACGCGCTGTACGGCGTCTCCATGCAGGGCGACGGTGTGTCGAAGGTGATCAGCCAGCGTCTCGCGGCCTGACACGCACCGGAGAAAGTGGCGTATGTCGCTTTCGGCCCCTTCGGCGATCCTTTCGGATGAAGCATGCCCTTACGGGGCGTACTGTGACTTTCGCGGGGTGAGGCAAGGACCCCTCTCGAAGCCGGAGCGCTGATCCGCGCGAGCGGGGGAAGACGGCAGGCAGGAGCCGTCGGACGAAGGAGAAGAGCAGCGTGACCAGTAGGACAGCCACCTCCGGGACCAGCGCACCGAGGCGCCCGCCGCACCTGACCTTCGTCATCTACATCGCCGCGACCGCCGCACTCGGCGGCTTCCTCTTCGGCTACGACAGCTCCGTGATCAACGGCGCCGTCGAGGGCATCCGCGGCCGGTTCGACGTCTCGTCGGGCCGGCTCGGCACCGTCGTCGCCATCGCCCTGCTGGGCGCGGCCGTGGGCGCGCTGATCGCCGGCCGCCTGGCCGACCGGATCGGGCGCATCCGGGTGATGCAGCTCGCCGCGTTCCTGTTCGTGATCAGCGGCATCGGCTCGATGCTGCCGTTCGCGATCTGGGACCTCGCCATCTGGCGGACGCTCGGCGGCGTCGCCATCGGCATGGCGTCCGTGATCGCGCCCGCCTACATCGCCGAGGTCTCGCCCTCCGAGTACCGGGGGCGGCTCGCCTCGTTCCAGCAGGCGGCGATCGTCCTCGGCATCGCCGTCTCCCAGCTCGTCAACTGGGGACTGGTCAACCTCGCGGGCGACGACCAGCGCGGGCACCTCCTCGGCATCGAGGCGTGGCAGCTCATGCTCGGCGTCGAGGCGCTGCCCGCCGTCGTCTACGGGCTGATGACCCTCGGCATCCCCGAGTCGCCCCGCTATCTGGTCTCGCGCGGACGCTATGACGACGCCCGGCGCGTCCTCGGCCGGGTGGAGCCCGCCGACACCGACTTCGACGCCCGCATCCGGGAGATCGAGTCCGCGCTGCACACCGAGCAGAAGCGGAGCTGGCGGGACCTCTTCGGCGGCCGGGCCGGGCTGCTGCCCATCGTCTGGATCGGCATCGTGCTGTCGGCGTTCCAGCAGCTCGTCGGCATCAACGTCATCTTCTACTACTCGAACTCCCTGTGGCAGTCGGTCGGCATCGACCCGGAGAGCTCGTTCTTCTACTCCTTCACCACCTCGATCATCAACATCATCGGCACCGTCATCGCGATGATCTTCGTGGACCGCATCGGCCGCAAGCCGCTGCTGCTCATCGGCTCGATCGGCATGGCCGTCGCCCTGGGCACGACGGCCTGGGCGTTCTCCGCCAAGACGGGCACGGGCGACGACATCTCGCTGCCCGACGCCCAGGGGACCGTCGCCCTGATCGGCGCCCACGCGTTCGTCCTGTTCTTCGCGCTGTCCTGGGGCGTCGTGGTGTGGGTCCTGCTCGGCGAGATGTTCCCCAACCGGATCCGCGCCTCGGCGCTCGGTGTCGCAGCCAGCGCGCAGTGGATCGCGAACTGGGCCATCACCGAGAGCTTCCCGACCCTGTCCGACTGGAACCTCTCGGGCGCCTACGTCATCTACACGGCGTTCGCGCTGCTGACCATCCCCTTCCTGCTGCTGTGGGTCCGCGAGACCAAGGGCAAGAAGCTGGAGGACATGGGCTGACCCGTCCCGCGCCGGAGCGCGTCGGGAATACTGGTCCCACCCGTCCCCGTCAGGCAGCACTCAAGGGAACCGATGGACATCCTGATCCTTGTCGTAGTCATCGCCGTGGTCGCCGTCGCCGCGATCGCCGCGTTCCTCGTCCGGGGCCGCGGTACGCGCACGGCGCCCCCGCGCGGCGGGACCCGGCCGCCCGCGGCCCCGGCGGAACCGCAGGTCGGCGAGGACGCCACCGCCCCGCCCGAGGAGGAGCGGCGCACCATCGAGGACGTCGTCCTGCCGCCGGGCACCTCGCCGCCCGCCGTCGAGGCCGAGGCGGAGGCGCCGCCGGTCGAGGTGCCCGAGCCCACCGCGGGACGCCTGGTACGGCTGCGCGCCCGCCTCGCCCGGTCGCAGAACACCCTCGGCAAGGGGCTGCTGACCCTCCTCTCCCGCGAGCACCTCGACGAGGACACCTGGGAGGAGATCGAGGACACCCTGCTGACCGCCGACGTCGGGGTCGGCCCCACCCAGGAGCTGGTGGAGCGGCTGCGGGAGCGGGTGCGGGTCCTCGGCACCCGGACCCCGGAGGACCTGCGCGCCCTGCTGCGCGAGGAACTCGTCACCCTCATCGACCCCTCCCTCGACCGTGCCGTGCACACCGAGGGCGGCGTGTCGGCCGAGGGTGAGGAGCGGCCGGCCGTCGTGCTCGTGGTCGGGGTCAACGGCACGGGCAAGACCACGACCACGGGCAAGCTCGCCCGGGTCCTCGTCGCGGACGGCAGGTCCGTCGTCCTCGGGGCGGCCGACACCTTCCGCGCCGCCGCGGCGGACCAGCTCCAGACCTGGGGCGAGCGGGTCGGCGCGCGGATCGTGCGCGGCCCCGAGGGCGGCGACCCGGCGTCCGTCGCGTTCGACGCCGTGCGGGAGGGCATCGCGCAGGGCGCCGACGCGGTGCTCGTGGACACGGCGGGGCGGCTGCACACCAAGACCGGCCTCATGGACGAGCTGGGCAAGGTGAAGCGGGTCGTCGAGAAGCACGGCCCGGTCAACGAGGTGCTGCTCGTCCTCGACGCCACCACCGGGCAGAACGGCCTCACGCAGGCCCGGGTCTTCGCCGAGGTCGTGGACATCACGGGCATCGTGCTCACCAAGCTCGACGGCACCGCCAAGGGCGGCATCGTCGTCGCCGTGCAGCGACAGCTCGGTGTGCCGGTCAAGCTCATCGGCCTCGGCGAGGGGCCGGACGACCTCGCGCCGTTCGACCCCGAGGCGTTCGTGGACGCCCTGCTGACCTGAGCCGGGCCGCCCGCCCGCGCACCTCACGGCCCCGTGCCTCCGTCCCGTCACCGGGAGGGCGCGGGGCCGTGGCGCGCCCGCGGGGATCAGGGATGAAGGGCGAGGCAGGGCAGGGAAGCGCAGTTGTAGGCGAGCGCGGCGAGCAGGGTGCGGGTGACGGGGGGCGGCGTGGCAGGCGTCTCCAGGCCGGGGGCGCGCAGCCAGCGGACCGGGCCGTGGCCGCCGTGGTCGGACGGCGGGGCCGTGATGTGCCTGCCGGGACCGAGCCCGCGCAGGTCGACGGGGGTGTCGCCCCAGCCGAGGCGGCGCAGGAGCACCGGCAGTTCGGCCGTGCTGCCCGGCGCGACGAAGAACCACGCCCGGCCGTGCGGGGCCAGGGCCACCGGGCCGGTCCGCAGGCCGAGCCGCTCAAGACGGGGGAGCGCACGGCGGGCGGCGTGCGCCGGGGCGTCGAGGATGTCGAACCGCCGCCCGGTCGGCAGCAGGACGGAGGCGCCGGGCACCCAGTCGCCGCAGACGCGGTCCAGGGTCGCGCCGGCCGGGATCGTGAAGGCGGCGTCGAGGGGATGGGCGCCGGGGGAGGGGCAGTGGGCGCTGCCGCAGGAGCAGGCCGCGCGGCCGCCGCGGGCGTTCCTGGTGGCCCGGGCGCCGGGGGTCACGTCCCAGCCCCGGAGACCGGTGTACTCGGCGACGGCGGTGGGGATCCCCGCGGGCGTGGGGCGCGGCCCCGGTCGGCGGGCGGCAAGCCGCTGTTCACGGATCTCGCGCAGACCGCCGATCGTGAAGCCCATGCACTCTCCAACGGGTCGTCCCGCCGATGGTTACGGCTCGGGGTGGCGCCGCAGGGAGTGCGCATGACAGCACGCGCCCCCCGTGTGCTTCGGTCCGCCCGGTCCCGCGGACGGCGCGTACCAGTGAAACTCGGCAGGTGGGCATGGAGTTGACGCGGAGGGGTGGCGAATGGTGGCGCTTCCTCGTCCCGGCTGCCTCACTCGTGATCGTAGGATTACTTTCGGTACATTCCGTAGACGCGTCGTCAGCAGACCGCGCGTCGCCGACCTCACCCGGGATGGGGGCGTGACTCGTGGGCGGCACCGGCACCGGCGGCACCTCCGCCAGGCAGCCGAACGATCGGCTGACCTCGTGGTTCCAGCGCAGCGGATGGTCCAAGGGGGAACTCGCGAGACAGGTGAACCGCCGCGCCCGCCAGCTCGGCGCCCACCACATCAGCACCGACACCTCCCGTGTCCGCCGCTGGCTGGACGGCGAGCAGCCGCGTGAGCCCATCCCGCGCATCCTCGCCGAGCTGTTCTCCGAGCGCTTCGGCTGCGTCGTGGCCGCGGAGGACCTCGGGCTGCGCGCCGCGCGCCGGTCCGCCGCCGTGTCCGGCGTGGACCTCCCCTGGGCCGGGACCCAGACCGTGGCGATGATCAACGAGTTCTCGCGCAGCGACCTGATGCTCGGCCGGCGCGGTTTCCTCGGCACCTCGCTCACCATGTCCGCGGGGCCCGCGCTGATCGAGCCCATGCAGCGCTGGCTCGTGCCCACCCCCGCGGCCGAGGACGCGCCCGCCGGCGCCCGGCTGCTGACCCTGCCGTCGGACGGCCGCGCCGAGGGCCGCCGCCTCACCCACCTGTCCGACGCCGAGCTGACCGTGCTGGAGGCCACCACCGCGCAGTTCCGCCGCTGGGACGCGCAGAGCGGCGGCGGCCTGCGGCGCAAGGCCGTCGTCGGGCAGCTCCACGAGGTCACCGACCTCCTCCAGGACTCCCACCCGGAGCCGGTGCGGCGGCGGCTGTTCCGCGTGACGGCGGAGCTGGCCGAACTGGCCGGCTGGATGAGCTACGACATCGGGCTCCAGCCCACCGCGCAGAAGTACTTCGTCCTCGCCCTGCACGCGGCGAAGGAGGCGGGCGACCGGCCGCTCGGCGCGTTCATCCTGTCCATGATGAGCCGGCAGATGATCCACCTCGGCCGGGGCGACGACGCGCTGGAGCTGATCCACCTCGCCCAGTACGGCAGCCGCGGCACCGCGGGTCCCCGCACCCAGGCCATGCTGTACGCCATGGAGGCCCGCGCCCACGCCACGCTCGGCCAGCCCGCCAAGTGCCACCGGGCCGTGCGCATGGCGCAGGAGACGTTCGCCCAGATCCAGGGGGACGACCCCGAGCCGGACTGGGTGCGCTTCTTCTCCGAGGCCGAGCTCAACGCGGAGAACGCCCACTCCTACCGCGACCTCGCGTACGTCGCGGGCCGCAGCCCCACGTACGTGCACCGGGCCAGGCCGCTGATGGAGCGCGCCGTCGAGCTGTTCGCCGAGGAGTGCGCGGAGGACCCGGCCGGCGGCCACCACCGTTCGTATGCACTCAACCTCATCGGCATGGCCACCGTGCACCTGCTGGAGAGGGACGCGGAGGCGTTCGCCGAGCAGGCGAAGGAGGCCACGAACCTGGCCGGACGCCTGCGGTCCGAGCGGGTGAACAACCGCCTGCGCAAGACGTGGGCGGCGGCCCACCGTGAGTTCGGCACCGCCGAGATCAGGGAGAGCGCGCGGCGGCTCGCCGTCGAACTGCCCCGTCACCCGGGGGCGCGGGCGGTCTGAGGCCCGCCCGGGAGCGCCCCGCCCCCGCCCCACCGTTCGCGACCGGCCGCGCCGGCCGCCGTATGCCCCGCATGGGTACGGCGGCCGGCGCGGCCGGTTCGCGTCGGTGCCCCGTGGCGGCGGTCACCCCCCACGGGTGCCGGACACGGTAGCCCGGCCGCGCCGGTGCGTCGCGGCGCTTCATGAGCGCGTAACACTCCGTGTGTCATCGTCACACCCGTGAAACACGTGCGGCCATCGTCGGAAACGGCCCTCGGAAACGCTGTGGCCCATCCTGACCCGACCGAGAACCTGCCCGCACGGGTCGTCCTTGTGAGGAGACGTCCACATTGAGTCCTGATGAAGTGCTTTCCTCGACCAATACTGCCTATGTGGTGATCTGTGCCGCCATGGTGATGATCATGACCCCGGGACTCGCCTTCTTCTACGGCGGCATGGTCCGGGTCAAGAGCGCCCTCAACATGCTCATGATGTCGTTCGTCTCGCTCGGCATCGTCAGCGTGCTGTGGGTCCTCTACGGCTTCTCCCTGGCGTTCAGCGACACCTCCACCAGCCCGATCCTCGGCAACCTGGACTTCATCGGCCTGCAGGACATCTCGGTGGACCAGGGCGAGCTGCTGGCCTTCGCCGTCTTCCAGCTGATGTTCGCCATCCTGACGCCCGCCCTGATGAGCGGCGCCCTGGCCGACCGCGTGAAGTTCAGCGGCTGGGTGCTGTTCGTCGTCCTCTGGGTCACGATCGTCTACTTCCCGGTCGCGCACTGGGTGTGGGCCGTCGACCAGGGCTGGCTGTTCAACCAGGGCGTGATCGACTTCGCCGGCGGCACCGCCGTCCACATCAACGCGGGCGCCGGCGGCCTCGCCGCGGCCCTCGTCGTCGGCAGGCGCATCGGATTCAAGAAGGACCCGATGCGGCCGCACAACCTGCCCATGGTCCTCCTCGGCGCCGCCCTCCTGTGGTTCGGCTGGTTCGGGTTCAACGCGGGCTCCGCGCTCTCCCCCAACGGCACCGCCGCCCTCATGGCCCTCAACACCCAGGTCGCGACGGGCGCCGCCATCGTCGGCTGGCTCGTCTACGAGCGCCTCCGCCACGGCAAGTTCACCACCCTCGGCGCCGCGTCCGGCGCCATCGCCGGCCTCGTCGCCATCACGCCGTCCGGCGCCAACGTCAACCCCATGGGCGCCGTCCTGATCGGCCTCATCGCCGGCCTCGTCTGCGCCTGGGCCGTGGGCCTCAAGTACAAGCTGGGCTTCGACGACTCCCTCGACGTGGTCGGCGTCCACCTCGTCGGCGGTGTCGTCGGCACCCTGCTGGTCGGCTTCCTCGCCACCGACGGCGTGGGCGGCTTCGAGCAGTTCGGCAAGCAGGCCCTCGGCGCCTTCTCCGTGATGGCCTACTCGTTCGTCGTCACCTACCTCATCGCCCTCCTCGTGCAGCGCACGATCGGCTTCCGGGCGAGCGAGGAGGAGGAGGTCGCGGGCCTCGACCTGGCCTACCACGCCGAGACGGGGTACGACTTCAGCCAGACCGGCACCGGGGTGGCCCCGGCCGGCGCAGTCCCGGGCACCGCCGCCACGGCGGTCGCCGGCGAGAAGAAGGTGGACGCATGAAGCTCATCACCGCGGTGATCAAGCCGCACCGCGTGGACGAGGTCAAGGAGGCACTGCAGGCGTTCGGCGTGCACGGCCTGACGGTCAGCGAGGCCAGCGGCTACGGGCGCCAGCGCGGCCACACCGAGGTCTACCGCGGCGCCGAGTACACCGTCGACCTCGTGCCGAAGATCCGCGTGGAGATCCTCACCGAGGACGAGGACGCCGAGCAGATCATCGACGTCGTGGTCAAGGCCGCGCGCACCGGCAAGATCGGCGACGGCAAGGTGTGGAGCCTGCCCGTCGAGACCGCCGTCCGGGTCCGCACCGGCGAACGCGGTCCCGACGCCCTGTAGCGGACCGGTCCCGGAGCCGGCCGCGACCCCCTCGCGGCCGGCCCCGCCCGGACCGGCCGGCACGCACCACCCCACGGAAGAACGGGACCGCATGACGGCGGAGACCACACCGGCCGGCGGCGGCTACGCGGCCGACCGCCTGCGCCTCCTCACCGAGGACCCCCGCACCGGGCACGCCCGCCGCACGGCCCTCGCACGGCTCACCGACACCTGGCTCGCCGCCCTCTTCGCCGGCGCCCCCCGCACCGGCCGCGCGGCGCTCGTCGCCGTCGGCGGCTACGGCCGCGGCGAGCTGTCCCCCCGCAGCGACCTCGACCTCCTGCTGCTGCACGACGGCACCGGCGCGGAGGTCGCCGCCCTCGCCGCCCTCGCCGACCACCTGTGGTACCCCGTCTGGGACCTCGGCATCGCCCTCGACCACTCCGTGCGCACCCTCGCCGAGGCCCACGCCGCCGCGGCCGACGACCTCAAGGTCCACCTCGGACTCCTCGACGCCCGGCACATCGCCGGCGACGCGTCCCTCACCGCCGAGCTGCGCACCGCCGTCCTCGCCCAGTGGCGCGCCCAGGCGCCCGCGCGCCTCCCCGAACTCCGCGCGGCGCTCGGCGACCGCGCCGAGCGCCACGGCGAGCTGCCGTTCCTCCTCGAACCCGACCTCAAGGAGGCACGCGGCGGGCTGCGCGACGCCACCGCGCTGCGCGCCGTCGCCGCCTCCTGGATCGCCGACGCCCCGCGCCAGGGACTCGACGCCGCCCGCACCACCCTGCTCGATGTCCGCGACGCCCTCCACCTCGCCACCGGACGCGCCACCGACCGCCTCGCCCTGGAGGACCAGGAACAGGTGGCGGGGGACCTCGGGCTGCCCGACGCCGACGCCCTCCTGCGGCGCGTGTACGAGGCGGGCCGCACCGTCTCCTATGCCTCCGACGTCACCTGGCGCGAGGTCGGCCGCGTCCTGCGCGCCCGCTCCGCGCGCCGCGGGCTGCGCACCCTGCTCGGCCCGCGGACCGCCCGCCGCCCCGCGGCCGAGCGCGTGCCGCTCGCCGACGGCGTCGTCGAGCAGGAGGGCGAGGTCGTCCTCGCCCGGACGGCCAGGCCCGACCGCGATCCCGTCCTGCCGCTCCGCGCCGCCGCGGCGGCCGCCGGCGCGGGCCTGCCCCTCGCCCTGCCCGCCGTCCACGCGCTCGCCGCGGCCGGCGCCCGGCTGCCCGTGCCGTGGCCCGCCGAGGCGCGGGAGGCGTTCCTCACGCTGCTGGGCGCGGGCCCCGGCACCGTACCCGTCTGGGAGGCCCTGGAGGCCGCGGGGCTCATCACCCGGTTCCTCCCCGACTGGGAGCACGTCCGCTGGCGCCCCCAGCGCAACCCCGTCCACCGCTGGACCGTCGACCGCCACCTCGTGGAGACGGCCGTGCGCGCCGCCGCCCTGACCCGCCGCGTCGGCCGCCCCGACCTCCTCCTCGCCGCCGCCCTGCTCCACGACATCGGCAAGGGCAGGCCCGGCGACCACAGCACCGCCGGCGCCGCGATCGCCCGCGGCATGGCCGCCCGCATGGGCTTCGGCCCCGCCGACGCCGACACCCTCGCCACGCTCGTACGCCACCACCTGCTGCTGGTCGACACCGCCACCCGCCGCGACCTCGACGACCCCGCCACCGTCGCCCTCGTCGCCGACGCCGTCGGCGACACGGGCACCCTGGAACTCCTCCACGCCCTCACCGAGGCCGACGCCCTCGCCACCGGACCCGCGGCCTGGTCCGGCTGGCGCGCCTCCCTCGTCGACGACCTCGTCGTCAGGACCGCCGCCACCCTGGGCGACGGCGCGCCCGCCGACCCCGCGCCGGGCCGGGCCACGGTCGCCGCCGAACGGCTCGCCGTCGAGGCCGTACGCACCGGCGCGCCCGTCCTCGCCCTCACCCCGCGCCCCGAGCGCCCCGCCGGCACGGACGGCGCCGCTGACGGGGCGGCCGTCCCCGACGAGCCGGAACCCCTCGGCGTCGAACTCCTCGTCGCGCTCCCCGACCGCCCCGGTGTCCTGCCCGCCATGGCCGGGGTCCTCGCCCTCCACCGCCTCACCGTCCGCTCCGCCGAACTCCGCGCCATCGACCCCACAGGAGGCGGCACCGTCCTCGTCCTCGACTGGCGCGTCGCCGCCGAGTACGGCTCGCTGCCCCGTGCCGAACGGCTGCGCGCCGACCTCGTCCGCGCCCTGGACGGCTCCCTCGACATCGCCGCGCGCCTCGGCGAGCGGGAGGCCGCGTACCGCCGCCCGCGCCGCCTGCCGCCCGCGCCCCCGCCGCGCGTGACCGTCGCCCCCCTCGGCTCCCGCCTCGCGACCGTCCTCGAAGTCCGCGCGCGGGACGCCCCCGGCCTGCTGCACCGCATCGGCCAGGCCCTGGAGACCGCGGGCGCCACCGTGCGCAGCGCGCACGTCAGCACCCTGGGCGGGAACGCCGTCGACGCCTTCTACATCACGGCACCGGACGGCGCGCCCCTGCCCCCGGCGGCGGCGACCCGGCTCGCCAGGACCGTCGAGGAGGCCCTGGCGGACCCCGCGCCCGCGGGCTGACCGTCCGGTGGCCGTGCGGATAGGCTGGAGGGCACCGTTCCCCCGACCGTCCTACGCGTAAGGAACAGTCAGCCCCGTGTTCGACACTCTCTCCGACCGCCTTGCGGCGACGTTCAAGAACCTCCGCGGCAAAGGCCGTCTGAGCGAGGCGGACATCGACGCCACCGCGCGCGAGATCCGGATCGCGCTGCTGGAGGCGGACGTCGCGCTGCCGGTCGTCCGCGCGTTCATCAAGCAGGTCAAGGAGCGGGCGCTCGGGACCGAGGTCTCCCGCGCCCTCAACCCGGCCCAGCAGGTCATCAAGATCGTCAACGAGGAGCTGGTCGGCATCCTCGGCGGCGAGACGCGGCGCCTGCGGTTCGCCAAGAACCCGCCGACCGTCATCATGCTCGCCGGCCTCCAGGGCGCGGGCAAGACGACGCTCGCCGGCAAGCTCGGCCGCTGGCTCAAGGGCCAGGGCCACACCCCGCTGCTGGTCGCCTGCGACCTGCAGCGCCCCAACGCGGTGAACCAGCTCTCGGTCGTCGCCGAGCGCGCCGGGGTCGCCGTCTTCGCCCCCGAACCGGGCAACGG
Proteins encoded:
- a CDS encoding sugar porter family MFS transporter, with the protein product MTSRTATSGTSAPRRPPHLTFVIYIAATAALGGFLFGYDSSVINGAVEGIRGRFDVSSGRLGTVVAIALLGAAVGALIAGRLADRIGRIRVMQLAAFLFVISGIGSMLPFAIWDLAIWRTLGGVAIGMASVIAPAYIAEVSPSEYRGRLASFQQAAIVLGIAVSQLVNWGLVNLAGDDQRGHLLGIEAWQLMLGVEALPAVVYGLMTLGIPESPRYLVSRGRYDDARRVLGRVEPADTDFDARIREIESALHTEQKRSWRDLFGGRAGLLPIVWIGIVLSAFQQLVGINVIFYYSNSLWQSVGIDPESSFFYSFTTSIINIIGTVIAMIFVDRIGRKPLLLIGSIGMAVALGTTAWAFSAKTGTGDDISLPDAQGTVALIGAHAFVLFFALSWGVVVWVLLGEMFPNRIRASALGVAASAQWIANWAITESFPTLSDWNLSGAYVIYTAFALLTIPFLLLWVRETKGKKLEDMG
- the ftsY gene encoding signal recognition particle-docking protein FtsY, giving the protein MDILILVVVIAVVAVAAIAAFLVRGRGTRTAPPRGGTRPPAAPAEPQVGEDATAPPEEERRTIEDVVLPPGTSPPAVEAEAEAPPVEVPEPTAGRLVRLRARLARSQNTLGKGLLTLLSREHLDEDTWEEIEDTLLTADVGVGPTQELVERLRERVRVLGTRTPEDLRALLREELVTLIDPSLDRAVHTEGGVSAEGEERPAVVLVVGVNGTGKTTTTGKLARVLVADGRSVVLGAADTFRAAAADQLQTWGERVGARIVRGPEGGDPASVAFDAVREGIAQGADAVLVDTAGRLHTKTGLMDELGKVKRVVEKHGPVNEVLLVLDATTGQNGLTQARVFAEVVDITGIVLTKLDGTAKGGIVVAVQRQLGVPVKLIGLGEGPDDLAPFDPEAFVDALLT
- a CDS encoding bifunctional DNA primase/polymerase, which produces MGFTIGGLREIREQRLAARRPGPRPTPAGIPTAVAEYTGLRGWDVTPGARATRNARGGRAACSCGSAHCPSPGAHPLDAAFTIPAGATLDRVCGDWVPGASVLLPTGRRFDILDAPAHAARRALPRLERLGLRTGPVALAPHGRAWFFVAPGSTAELPVLLRRLGWGDTPVDLRGLGPGRHITAPPSDHGGHGPVRWLRAPGLETPATPPPVTRTLLAALAYNCASLPCLALHP
- a CDS encoding ammonium transporter; its protein translation is MVICAAMVMIMTPGLAFFYGGMVRVKSALNMLMMSFVSLGIVSVLWVLYGFSLAFSDTSTSPILGNLDFIGLQDISVDQGELLAFAVFQLMFAILTPALMSGALADRVKFSGWVLFVVLWVTIVYFPVAHWVWAVDQGWLFNQGVIDFAGGTAVHINAGAGGLAAALVVGRRIGFKKDPMRPHNLPMVLLGAALLWFGWFGFNAGSALSPNGTAALMALNTQVATGAAIVGWLVYERLRHGKFTTLGAASGAIAGLVAITPSGANVNPMGAVLIGLIAGLVCAWAVGLKYKLGFDDSLDVVGVHLVGGVVGTLLVGFLATDGVGGFEQFGKQALGAFSVMAYSFVVTYLIALLVQRTIGFRASEEEEVAGLDLAYHAETGYDFSQTGTGVAPAGAVPGTAATAVAGEKKVDA
- a CDS encoding P-II family nitrogen regulator; translated protein: MKLITAVIKPHRVDEVKEALQAFGVHGLTVSEASGYGRQRGHTEVYRGAEYTVDLVPKIRVEILTEDEDAEQIIDVVVKAARTGKIGDGKVWSLPVETAVRVRTGERGPDAL
- a CDS encoding [protein-PII] uridylyltransferase gives rise to the protein MTAETTPAGGGYAADRLRLLTEDPRTGHARRTALARLTDTWLAALFAGAPRTGRAALVAVGGYGRGELSPRSDLDLLLLHDGTGAEVAALAALADHLWYPVWDLGIALDHSVRTLAEAHAAAADDLKVHLGLLDARHIAGDASLTAELRTAVLAQWRAQAPARLPELRAALGDRAERHGELPFLLEPDLKEARGGLRDATALRAVAASWIADAPRQGLDAARTTLLDVRDALHLATGRATDRLALEDQEQVAGDLGLPDADALLRRVYEAGRTVSYASDVTWREVGRVLRARSARRGLRTLLGPRTARRPAAERVPLADGVVEQEGEVVLARTARPDRDPVLPLRAAAAAAGAGLPLALPAVHALAAAGARLPVPWPAEAREAFLTLLGAGPGTVPVWEALEAAGLITRFLPDWEHVRWRPQRNPVHRWTVDRHLVETAVRAAALTRRVGRPDLLLAAALLHDIGKGRPGDHSTAGAAIARGMAARMGFGPADADTLATLVRHHLLLVDTATRRDLDDPATVALVADAVGDTGTLELLHALTEADALATGPAAWSGWRASLVDDLVVRTAATLGDGAPADPAPGRATVAAERLAVEAVRTGAPVLALTPRPERPAGTDGAADGAAVPDEPEPLGVELLVALPDRPGVLPAMAGVLALHRLTVRSAELRAIDPTGGGTVLVLDWRVAAEYGSLPRAERLRADLVRALDGSLDIAARLGEREAAYRRPRRLPPAPPPRVTVAPLGSRLATVLEVRARDAPGLLHRIGQALETAGATVRSAHVSTLGGNAVDAFYITAPDGAPLPPAAATRLARTVEEALADPAPAG